The Gemmatimonadales bacterium genome window below encodes:
- a CDS encoding DUF2007 domain-containing protein, with amino-acid sequence MEAKWIQIGSYSTGLEADIVQAQLESAGIPVLRQNDQAGVFGPSFQGAVPRAIRLSVPSPELERARELLEE; translated from the coding sequence ATGGAAGCGAAGTGGATCCAGATCGGCTCGTACAGCACCGGCCTCGAGGCCGACATCGTGCAGGCGCAGCTGGAGAGCGCCGGCATCCCGGTACTCCGGCAGAACGACCAGGCGGGGGTGTTCGGGCCGTCGTTCCAGGGGGCGGTGCCACGGGCCATCCGGCTCTCGGTACCGAGCCCCGAACTCGAGCGGGCCCGGGAACTACTCGAGGAGTGA